CCAGCGCTGGCGCGTCTCGGACCGGCCGCCGCTCCTTTCATGCCGGCACCGTCGACCGCATCGATCATCAGACTCTGCGTAGGGCGTCGCATCCCACCGTAGGACGATGGTGAAGCATAGCGTTGATTTTGgtactgctgatgctgctgctgctggtgatgatgctgcaccaccaccgcacGATATGGCATcgatttttgctgctgttggccaCCATGACCATTGCCAGCACCGTAATGATgattattgttgctgctgttgtaatGTCccataccaccaccatcgcctcCCCGTCCGGTGCCATTGTGATAGTAATGGTTCGAGCCATTATTATTGTTCACTCCTGCGTAGTGATGGTACTGatggttctgctgctgctgctgctgctgctgatggtggtacTGACTTGGATGGCCACTGCTGTTGCCCCCGTTCATCCTTGCCGGATGATGACTACTTCCTCCGCTGCTACTAACGCTGctagtattattattaacatTATTATTGGTTCCTCCGCGATTGTACTGATGGTGATTAAAGTTATTCGGGTTGGTGGTGATCTTCCCGTTGGCGTAGTGTGACTGCGACGCAGTCAgcatgccgccaccgccgccgccattACTGCTGCTATTGTTGTTGCCATTGTGGTGCCGATGATAGGTTTCCGCCTCGTCACCGGTTCCGGCCGCGTCACCGTACCGGTGGTGCTGGTTGCTTCCGTACGCCGGCGACGGTTGGGCACGCCAGGACGTCAGCGaagccgacgacgacgacgatgaacCGTGATTAGGATGGTGGCTGTACGgatagtgctgctgctgttgcgacGAATGGCGCTGCTGCTTCGCCATCATGCCCGACCGGCCCTCGAAGCCACCGTCGAATGGTTCGTTATTGGTGGCGCCTGCTCGCACGATGCGTCCGTACCGAGGCGCAATACTGCTGCCATTGCTGTAGTTATGGTTGCCGTGGCTGTTACCGTAGTGGCCGCCGTTCGATCCGacgtggttgtggtggtggccgGATCCATTCTGCTGCCGGTAGGACCCCATCGACGACATCGGTGGATGCGAgtggtggttgttgctgtgatgatggtgatagTTACTGTAATGCACATtgttgtgatgatggtgatggtgttggtggtgctgcGGGTGTGAGTGGTAGTGACCGCTGCGGCCGCCCTTGTAGCTCGACCCGAAGCCCGAGCTGCCGTACTTGTAGCCGTGCGCGTGCTGGCTGCGACTGTTGTACTCGTACGAGGAAGGactttgctggtgctgctgctcgctccCGCCCCGGTACCGCCAGTTCGACTCGGGCGGAATATCCCAACCGTTGCTGGCCTTCCTCGGGCCGCCGGTTGCCTTCGAGCCGACGATACTGCGCACCGGGGAGGAGAGCGTGGACGATTGTGGAGACAATTCCACCACTACCACCTCCTTCGCCTTCTCCAGCTCCTTCTCCGGCGCTTCGTCCGCACGAGCCTCGGCCACGGCTTTGCCACCAGTCAGTAcagaatcatcatcatcacgtgCGCCACCGCCGGCAGCATTGTTTTTCGGTGGATCAGAACTTTGCAATTCTTTGTCACTCGTATTCTCCTGCTGCGGAAAATCCTTCCGCTCCGCCTCGCCGCCGCTGCCAACAATACTGCCCCGTTCATCGGATCCGCTGCGGCCCGCGGCAATAGTATTGCTGGAGAAGGTGGAACCACCCTCGCTTCCGGAAGACGTACTGTTCACAACTATTTCGATAGTTGCAGCTCCCACCACCGCATCGGCGTTACCGGTGGCAACGGGGGCAATCGTGATGGTCGGCACCTCTACAatggccgccgccgccaccatgTTCTGGCTATCGATGGAAACGTTTTGGTAGCTACCTCTGATAAGCTCCTTCTGCTCCTCCTCATCCTTTTCCCATTCCTTTCCCGTCTCAACGTGGTTTGTGGTCATTGGTTGCATTCCCATCCCTTCGTCCCGTTCCTTACACAGTTCATCTTCATCACAGACTCCATTAGGTTCATCCGTTCGCGGCACAAACGGTTTCGCAAcatcactgctgctgctgctgttcggcgGCTGTGCGTTCCCTGTCTCAACCACCAGCGTCGGTAGCACGGTCTCGGTGGGCTTTGCCGCCGGCTCCACACTGCCATTGTACGACGGTTGATAGATGTTGGGACGCTCCTTCGCCATATAGTCGTAGCGCATGGAAAAGTGCTGCATGATGACGCGCTTGACCGCCATGGCCGATTCGGCAAAGTGGGACAACTCGAGCGCAGATTGGTTTCTACGGTGGgaaggagagagcgagaaaagaaACATCGATTACAAACACATTCCACACAACAATCGTTCGTTGGACTTACCGTCGAATTACACCAGGCGTCTTCAGCACCCGGCGGCGCTGCTTCTCCTTGTTCGCCTTCGAGTTGATACCACCGACCGCACACTCCGTATCGTCGCTGATGCGAATCCACGGATGGTTCAGGACGGCCGTGGCGCTCAGGCGCTTCGGCGCCTCCTTCACCAGCAGCCCCCGGATCAGGTCCTTCGCCTCCTCGCTCACGTCCTGCCATTCGCTGTCCGGGAAGCAGTACCGGCCCTCCTGGATCGACTCGAACAGCAGCTCCTGGCAGGTGCGACAGTTCTCGCCCCGGTTCCAGCCGCAGTCCTGCTCGCAGTTGCCCGAGAAGGGCGGATAGCCGCACAGCAGTATGTACGCGATCACGCCCAGCGACCACAGGTCGCATCGTTTGTCGTAGTAGTTCGACTCACCGACGAACAGATCGACAACTTCCGGTGCCATAAATTCGGCACTACCGACCTGTGGGAATAACACGAGAGGGAGAAAACGAGAGCGGGGCATTAGTGAGGATTTCACTTTCTTGTACGCACTGGGGAAGAAATACAAAGAGGCGTTCAACGGCAGGAGGAGAGGCTTACAATATGCTCCCTCTCTTCCTCTCCACTGCACACGCTAAACAAGGGAATAATAATCCTTCCAGCATTCCGACTATCGCTCTTCCTTATCAACAACTGCCAGCAGGGTCCCTCCTCTTTCCCTCTTATCGATAGCCCATGGAGAGGTCAAGTTGCAAATAATTCGCACACCTAGTGAAGGTTTTAAACTAACCCCCTGCCCGGTGTGAGCAAACAACCACTTCACACACACTGATCGTTTCCCCCAGGCGGGACCATCCATTACATAGTTTCGCCGACATCTTCGCGACATTACTGCATCGATACAATGTCGCCTAAATCGCAAATCAGCGTTCAACGCCGGATGAGGAGGTTCGTATAAAGGTGAAACTGAACACTACTACACACAGCCGCAGTAGTTGGCCACAGGAACTCGGCAGACAAACATGTTTGCCTTGTTACTTATCTACTCACGCCACACCGTCGCATTTAATATCCCTGCCGTGTTAATTGCAACCGTGCTAATATATGTACACACAGTGTATAcgttaaattttaaacaaagaACAAATATTTAATGCCAAAACAGGAAAGGTGGGCTATTCTCTTCGTTGCGATTTGTACAGAATGCGAGAAAGTAGCAACTGTTTCTATCCAAAAGTtacaaatataaacaaaaagagCCACAGCAAGGGCTTGGAATGTCTTGGTTCAATCTTCACACCGTGCCGGCTTCTTCTCCCGAGTCCATCGAGACGGAACATAGCCAAGGAACACAAATCAATTACCACCCACCCAACCCATACGCCTGCCTCTTATCGCGATGAGGCAGCAATTGTGCGCACCGGGGGTGGATGTTGTTTGGGTCGCGATACCCAAAAGGCACATCAAATGGGACCAATGCCGTTTTATCTTCACACCcgcacaacaacatcaaaatcagACAGCACAACGCAACGTGGTGTCCAATTTCATTACGTTTCACAATAGTAGATTAAGAAGGAAAGGAAGCAAACTTGAAGGAAGCAAGCACgcgaaaaaaaatgcaccatcCGTGTACGGTGGGAGGTGATAGAGCCCCCCTCCGACCACGGGAGCCTACCGCGGATGGGTTTATAGTACGAATGTTGACccataaaatcaaaatatagaCATACgtgaagggggaaaaaacaacaaaaacaaggtAACCTTAGTCATGTCTTATCGCCACGCTACCATCGGTAGCAATCAGCCGTCCCAAATGGGAGAACGATGACCaaccagaagaagaagaagccgcAGAAAGGGgaagagcaacaacaaaaagaacaacaagcaaaaaaaagttgcCTTCCTGGCGATAAGTGACtacgaaaacaacaacatggGATGATGGTACTGCGCGACTCCCCCGCTCCCATTTtgtactaccaccaccaccaccacccacccgCCCGTTTGATTTCTCCCCCACTTTACTGCACTGGCTTACCGGTGTTAAAAGCTGCGGCGTGGCGTTCGGCGACGAGATGTTGGTGGTGAACTTGATCCCGGAGCCGAGATCGAAGTCGCAGATCTTGATCGGGCACAGCTTGTCCGGATAGACGCACAGGATGTTCTCCGGCTTGAGGTCCCGGTGGGCGATGCCCTTCTTGTGCAGAAAGTCCAGCCCGGACGCGATCTCCTTGATGATCTGCGCCGCATCGTACTCGGAGAAGCAGACGTTCTCCTGGATGCGGGTCAGCAGCGGCCCGCCGTTGATCTTCTCGAACACTAGATAGAACTTTTCGTCATCCTCGAAAAACTCTAACAGCTGCAAGATGTTCGGGTGCCCCTGGCAGTGGTGAAACGTTTCCACCTCGCGGAAGACGCGGCCGCGCGCGTGCCCCGGTATTTTGTCGATGATCTTCACCGCGTACTCCAGCTCGGTGTAGATGTTGATGCACGTCTGGACCGACGCGTACGCACCCTCGCCCAGCACCTCGCCAGTCAGCTTGTACAGCTCTGCGTGGGGAGAGGAAGAGCAGGATCGATACGGGAGCAGGTTAGCGACGAGAATACGGTTTTTGATTTGAcggcggggggggggaaaaTGGGAGGACGAACATTCCCCGTTACAGCCTCTATGTTGTTTTGTATCTAACGCAATTGCCGCCTAAGTTGTTAAATGTTATCATCATCACCGGCCATATTACAGTTCGCTACTCTATTGTGTTCGCTTGATTGCAGATCATCAATCGTAGTCGTACATGCGCGTTTGTGcctatctgtgtgtgtgtgtgttcaagtGGGATGATAGATGCACGCAAGCGAAAGGAATCCAATCAACCTGGCTGGCCGTGAGGGGTGGTTGGCCGGTTAGTAGGGCAATGCGTTTTGCGAGTAAACTACAAACAACCGacacaaacagaaacacacacacacaccggcacgCATACATACGACATAGAGACTGCACACTGCACTTTTCCACCaccattaccaccaccaccaccacccaacaCCAGAGACAAATGTGGTGCGCCCACATTGCGAAAGAATTCTTCTCACTTGGAGCGGCCACAGAGCGGCGCTAAAGCGGTGGGTGCGCTCTTGCTGCCGCGCGCCGTTTTAGCAAATCCGATCTTTTAAACGATGCACCCGAATCGTACAACACAACGCGTTAGCGGAGGAGGGGTGTACGCGTGAGTATAGTAGTAAGAACCGTTTAACGATAATTGTGCATCAGGTGTTGCGGCGGGGTGTGGTGATGAGGGTGCTGACGGTGGTGTTGGTCGGAGCAGCCCCATGCACCGGTAGGCACGGTACGAAGCGCGGTGTGGCTTCATTTACCTTGAAAACATGACGACTGCATCGATGAGCTggtgcgtttctttcggcGCCGCTTGCGCTTCATCTCCTCCTTGTGCCGGTTGAAGTCGGCCTGCCGTTCGGCTTCGGATAGCATGCGTGCCTCGGTGGACTCGTTGCCCGACACCTCCTCGCTGCTGTACCGTGCGACATCGGTTTTGCGGGTTggatctaaaacaaaaaaaaagaatatacgagagagagagaagggttTTTTTAGTACGGGGTTAATTGTTTCAAGTCTTTTTGCTGGCTGTGTGGTGGGagttcggaatcggacctacccgattccgattccgtgtttggaatcaattcc
This is a stretch of genomic DNA from Anopheles merus strain MAF chromosome 2R, AmerM5.1, whole genome shotgun sequence. It encodes these proteins:
- the LOC121603406 gene encoding uncharacterized protein LOC121603406, whose amino-acid sequence is MVERIVEECCDVNSDPTRKTDVARYSSEEVSGNESTEARMLSEAERQADFNRHKEEMKRKRRRKKRTSSSMQSSCFQELYKLTGEVLGEGAYASVQTCINIYTELEYAVKIIDKIPGHARGRVFREVETFHHCQGHPNILQLLEFFEDDEKFYLVFEKINGGPLLTRIQENVCFSEYDAAQIIKEIASGLDFLHKKGIAHRDLKPENILCVYPDKLCPIKICDFDLGSGIKFTTNISSPNATPQLLTPVGSAEFMAPEVVDLFVGESNYYDKRCDLWSLGVIAYILLCGYPPFSGNCEQDCGWNRGENCRTCQELLFESIQEGRYCFPDSEWQDVSEEAKDLIRGLLVKEAPKRLSATAVLNHPWIRISDDTECAVGGINSKANKEKQRRRVLKTPGVIRRNQSALELSHFAESAMAVKRVIMQHFSMRYDYMAKERPNIYQPSYNGSVEPAAKPTETVLPTLVVETGNAQPPNSSSSSDVAKPFVPRTDEPNGVCDEDELCKERDEGMGMQPMTTNHVETGKEWEKDEEEQKELIRGSYQNVSIDSQNMVAAAAIVEVPTITIAPVATGNADAVVGAATIEIVVNSTSSGSEGGSTFSSNTIAAGRSGSDERGSIVGSGGEAERKDFPQQENTSDKELQSSDPPKNNAAGGGARDDDDSVLTGGKAVAEARADEAPEKELEKAKEVVVVELSPQSSTLSSPVRSIVGSKATGGPRKASNGWDIPPESNWRYRGGSEQQHQQSPSSYEYNSRSQHAHGYKYGSSGFGSSYKGGRSGHYHSHPQHHQHHHHHHNNVHYSNYHHHHSNNHHSHPPMSSMGSYRQQNGSGHHHNHVGSNGGHYGNSHGNHNYSNGSSIAPRYGRIVRAGATNNEPFDGGFEGRSGMMAKQQRHSSQQQQHYPYSHHPNHGSSSSSSASLTSWRAQPSPAYGSNQHHRYGDAAGTGDEAETYHRHHNGNNNSSSNGGGGGGMLTASQSHYANGKITTNPNNFNHHQYNRGGTNNNVNNNTSSVSSSGGSSHHPARMNGGNSSGHPSQYHHQQQQQQQQNHQYHHYAGVNNNNGSNHYYHNGTGRGGDGGGMGHYNSSNNNHHYGAGNGHGGQQQQKSMPYRAVVVQHHHQQQQHQQYQNQRYASPSSYGGMRRPTQSLMIDAVDGAGMKGAAAGPRRASAGQQQSSLPMQRASPPQQSQQQQQQSRSNVNCDPTTNTMNRYKLYHSNSTTILSALKRETRNYGYQSMMVGGFEGLNLNGGDHYQPADEGEEAMLEEPPFHLIPRRNDETEQQQQQQQKKLQQQQQDAIDNIDEGVYSSSSSSNTSSHSGNSIISGNIATTTVAGFGGTGGSGILAELAMADGLPVGLSPPNESLLMQRRLSLKSRSLCLPVTIGKVSPAPPPPPPLAIMPAVVNMVPSSGGEFEECTTNGHQQREEEPSPLSSPEQRSDEEMGGGGCPIFAAARHDAEGYYPYYPRNGRVGTTGVTTTPTLTITTHSG